The following are from one region of the Melioribacteraceae bacterium 4301-Me genome:
- a CDS encoding choice-of-anchor A family protein, with the protein MKQHLNNVFMLVLLSAFLVVLSSTKAQIKSGAKKVTDYTSIAQVSGTADGINVTYKNPYTNNNQTSYAGTFKGTLNGNAEKFYCIDLQHNLEYNKDYWDEGQTPPEMTYILNNYFPYKNSYPGKLTDNNKEAAAVQLAIWHFSDGLDANTITDNTIKSRALAIISDADTNYNTHEFLQTLLIIPPSQSWPQGSPASFDVYATDVNGNPIANLQVQLSTTLGTLSASTVTTDANGHAGPITLSYNGVGTATIKAKADVEIPQGTRYVHKTNPDGKQKLVLATPSFDTKEVTATVEWYTPQSCDTKGFTTFTQGGWGSPSNSSPGKIRDMYFSTVFPNGLTVGGTKTLKLTSATAVKNFLPQGGTPNKLTSNYVDVTSTSAGVLAGQIVALTLNVQFDAAGYIGTNSTNLGDLYIIGGPFAGMTVNQFLVIANQVLGGDLSTYSYSDVNDVAAAINENFDNGTVDNGYLTCGPTIVQTIVTDLCATNKNSVNYPVAKLYTNYLSNGNINFRLELEKTLNDNTYGTGAIGWPGGHTFNQLKGSDQAEFKLYDANNNPVLDFVIDYIESGQPTPSGYGSYIKSGNSPYILYQNTSLSKNFNDFGYVLTTNSPSTDNNYTPNPNYPNWIFDMIYEATVSSSAFGSAGFGKVEVVGMHNSPNKLNFDNLIVPEICSPCKNKIGDFIWHDTNVNGIQDSNEPGIPGVIVELLDSNNNIIATDTTDSNGHYEFSNLDNGTYKVRVASSNFSSGGVLESTANTKWYSTKKNQGNDDSKDSDANIGESVTVSLNCADNTTIDFGFYKTCISIIKTSDKSDYNKSDVITYTFTIENCGDIQFHGGVDVYDAMLNPNGDHKIKHIDVLDAGQSTSFTMTYTPGSNDCGELVNNVTAVGHPVDGSADVTAQSSATVHVNCGEVCATDWSVEIGPDSAICEYDSKYITITGKVHLTPNPSIAYLQTSWRIVEPNDGSVDNSTHYATVKITKDTVFTITALWPGIRPSDQVVEIHYGVNILDCNGNPIKDGAGRDLYWYPWVCPPPQDKHADLKIEKTVDNEHPQCGENTTFTIKVTNNGPDEAKGVQVTDLLPTGLNYVSSNASQGTYDPNTGLWMVGDLASGAYATLTITINVDCSQLGNSTFDFGVAKDFNLFVIEDATSPSADTQGKVAVGRDANFSNYSIGDQLPPNSGDVLIVGRNLTYTSGAVYNGNVVYGNSTNLPQSSVSISGGTLRQDSPINFAAAKVYLENLSTTLAGYTANGTVSYQYGGLSLTGTDPFLNVFAVSGANLSSANNIQINVPNGSVALVNVSGTTISISGGMNVSGATNQNVLFNFNEATSITIQGIDFRGSILAPFAAVNFISGVQNGQMICKSLNGPGQFNYTPFIGNIPPEKELTNIARITANLTDDPNPNNNTASATITITQVQNNNGNGNNNNGNQWQQIGSFSSEEIVYAIAYDANGNIYAGTWGGKIYKSTDGGHSWNLINPNMHVGFIWSLKVVGSYIFAATEQGLFKFDGSNWILTGFAGIDVHAVTADASNTIYVGTYGTGVYFSNDLGATWNAINNGLGYNLTIQALTVTSNSHLFAATVGGGLFKYNGSVWTHLNINYNFVWALAATSTDVLLAGTYGDGLYISHDGGNTWSKSTSLSAQFIYSISVDASNNIYVSSWASGVYSSSDMGATWTSLGMYGFGVSTLVVNPANGNVYAGTKGGQVFMMASANTTTSVNDYVDVIPTKFELNQNYPNPFNPSTTIRFAIPEAGQYTLKIYNIIGQEIATLVKGQLMPGIHKVTFDAGNFASGIYIYKLSGQNVNITRKMILMK; encoded by the coding sequence ATGAAGCAGCATCTAAACAATGTGTTTATGCTAGTTTTGCTTTCAGCTTTTTTAGTTGTGCTAAGCTCGACAAAGGCACAAATTAAAAGTGGGGCAAAAAAGGTAACTGACTATACTAGTATAGCTCAAGTATCAGGAACTGCCGACGGCATAAATGTGACCTACAAGAATCCATATACAAACAACAATCAAACATCGTACGCAGGCACATTTAAGGGGACGTTGAACGGCAATGCAGAAAAATTTTATTGTATTGATCTTCAGCATAACTTGGAATACAATAAAGATTATTGGGATGAAGGGCAGACACCACCTGAAATGACCTACATATTAAATAACTATTTTCCTTATAAAAATTCTTATCCTGGTAAACTTACTGATAATAATAAAGAAGCTGCAGCCGTCCAATTAGCAATTTGGCATTTTAGCGATGGACTAGATGCAAATACAATTACTGATAATACCATCAAGTCTCGTGCACTCGCTATTATTAGTGATGCCGATACAAATTACAACACACACGAGTTTCTTCAAACATTGTTAATTATACCTCCTTCTCAATCGTGGCCCCAAGGAAGTCCAGCATCATTTGATGTTTACGCAACAGATGTTAACGGTAATCCAATAGCAAACCTTCAAGTTCAACTATCAACAACACTTGGAACTTTGAGTGCTTCAACAGTAACGACCGATGCTAATGGACACGCAGGACCAATAACTTTATCATACAATGGTGTTGGGACAGCAACAATAAAAGCTAAGGCAGATGTAGAAATTCCTCAAGGTACAAGATATGTTCATAAAACAAATCCAGATGGGAAGCAAAAACTTGTTCTTGCAACTCCTTCATTCGACACAAAAGAAGTAACAGCAACAGTTGAGTGGTACACACCTCAAAGTTGTGACACCAAAGGATTTACCACATTTACTCAAGGAGGGTGGGGAAGTCCTTCTAATAGTTCCCCAGGAAAGATAAGAGACATGTATTTCTCAACTGTTTTTCCAAATGGTCTAACTGTTGGCGGAACTAAAACATTAAAGTTAACCTCTGCAACTGCAGTTAAAAATTTCTTGCCGCAAGGGGGAACACCTAATAAGTTAACATCTAACTATGTTGATGTAACCTCAACAAGTGCAGGAGTACTTGCTGGACAGATTGTTGCATTAACTTTGAATGTTCAATTTGATGCAGCGGGCTATATTGGGACCAACTCAACTAATCTTGGTGATCTTTATATTATTGGCGGTCCTTTTGCCGGTATGACTGTTAATCAATTTTTAGTAATAGCAAATCAAGTATTAGGCGGCGACCTATCAACTTATTCTTACAGTGATGTTAATGATGTAGCAGCAGCTATTAATGAAAACTTCGATAATGGAACTGTTGACAATGGTTATTTAACTTGTGGACCAACCATAGTTCAAACAATTGTAACTGATTTGTGCGCTACTAACAAGAACAGTGTAAATTATCCAGTAGCAAAACTTTATACAAATTACCTTTCAAACGGAAATATTAATTTTAGATTAGAATTAGAAAAAACACTTAACGATAATACTTATGGGACTGGTGCAATTGGCTGGCCTGGAGGTCATACTTTTAATCAATTAAAAGGAAGTGACCAAGCTGAGTTTAAATTATACGATGCTAACAATAATCCAGTTTTGGATTTTGTAATTGATTATATAGAAAGTGGACAGCCGACACCAAGTGGATATGGTTCGTATATTAAATCCGGTAATTCACCTTATATTCTTTACCAAAACACCTCTTTAAGTAAGAACTTTAATGATTTTGGATATGTTTTAACGACTAATTCACCTTCAACAGATAATAATTATACTCCAAATCCAAACTATCCAAATTGGATTTTTGACATGATATACGAAGCCACTGTTAGTAGTTCAGCTTTCGGTTCAGCTGGATTTGGCAAAGTTGAAGTAGTTGGCATGCACAATTCGCCTAATAAACTCAATTTTGATAATCTGATAGTTCCGGAAATTTGTTCGCCATGCAAAAATAAAATAGGCGATTTTATTTGGCACGATACCAATGTTAATGGCATTCAAGATTCTAATGAACCTGGAATCCCAGGCGTTATCGTAGAGCTCCTTGATTCGAATAACAATATAATTGCAACCGATACAACAGATTCAAACGGCCATTACGAATTCTCCAATCTTGATAACGGCACTTACAAAGTGAGAGTAGCTTCTTCTAATTTCTCTTCCGGCGGTGTTCTTGAGAGTACAGCTAATACAAAGTGGTACTCCACTAAAAAGAATCAAGGTAATGATGACTCTAAAGATAGTGATGCTAACATTGGTGAATCAGTTACAGTATCACTTAATTGTGCCGATAACACTACTATTGATTTTGGGTTTTACAAAACATGTATTAGTATAATTAAGACATCTGATAAATCTGATTATAATAAGTCAGATGTTATCACTTACACATTCACAATTGAAAATTGCGGTGATATTCAATTCCATGGCGGAGTAGATGTTTACGACGCAATGTTAAATCCAAATGGCGACCACAAAATCAAACACATTGATGTACTTGATGCGGGACAATCAACTTCATTTACAATGACGTATACCCCAGGTTCAAATGATTGCGGTGAACTCGTAAACAATGTTACAGCGGTTGGCCACCCAGTTGACGGCTCTGCTGATGTTACTGCACAGTCTTCCGCTACTGTTCATGTTAATTGTGGTGAAGTATGTGCAACAGATTGGTCAGTTGAAATAGGTCCAGATTCTGCAATTTGCGAGTACGACTCTAAATACATAACAATAACTGGTAAAGTTCACTTAACACCTAACCCAAGCATTGCATACTTGCAAACAAGCTGGAGAATTGTAGAACCGAACGATGGCAGTGTTGATAACTCAACTCATTATGCAACAGTAAAGATTACAAAGGATACTGTATTTACAATAACTGCACTGTGGCCAGGTATAAGACCGTCAGATCAAGTAGTTGAAATTCATTATGGAGTGAACATACTCGATTGCAATGGTAACCCAATTAAAGATGGTGCCGGTCGTGATTTATACTGGTATCCTTGGGTTTGTCCGCCACCACAAGATAAACATGCAGACTTAAAAATTGAAAAGACTGTTGATAATGAACATCCTCAATGCGGAGAAAACACAACCTTTACGATAAAAGTAACAAATAATGGTCCTGATGAAGCTAAAGGAGTACAGGTAACAGATTTACTCCCGACTGGTCTAAATTATGTTTCGAGTAATGCTTCACAAGGTACATATGACCCAAATACCGGTTTGTGGATGGTTGGTGACTTAGCCAGTGGAGCATATGCAACACTAACAATCACAATTAATGTAGATTGCAGTCAACTTGGCAACAGTACGTTCGATTTTGGTGTCGCAAAAGATTTTAACTTATTTGTAATTGAAGACGCAACTTCACCATCAGCAGATACACAAGGTAAGGTAGCTGTAGGTAGAGATGCTAACTTTAGTAACTATAGCATTGGTGATCAGTTACCTCCGAACAGCGGCGATGTATTGATAGTTGGACGTAATCTTACTTACACAAGCGGTGCAGTCTATAATGGTAATGTTGTCTATGGAAACAGTACAAACTTACCACAATCGTCAGTAAGCATTAGTGGAGGAACACTGAGACAAGACAGCCCAATCAACTTTGCAGCTGCAAAAGTATACTTAGAAAATCTCTCAACTACATTGGCTGGCTACACTGCCAACGGAACTGTATCTTATCAGTATGGTGGATTGAGTCTTACTGGTACAGACCCATTCTTAAATGTATTTGCTGTATCGGGTGCTAATTTGTCAAGTGCAAACAATATCCAAATTAATGTGCCCAATGGGTCGGTCGCTCTTGTTAACGTAAGTGGAACAACCATTTCGATTAGCGGCGGAATGAACGTTAGCGGTGCTACAAATCAAAATGTATTGTTTAATTTCAACGAAGCTACAAGCATTACAATTCAAGGAATTGATTTCAGGGGTTCAATTTTAGCTCCATTTGCAGCTGTTAACTTTATTAGCGGCGTACAGAATGGACAGATGATATGCAAATCATTAAATGGACCTGGTCAGTTTAATTACACACCTTTTATTGGAAATATTCCTCCGGAAAAAGAGTTGACAAATATTGCTAGAATTACTGCTAATTTAACTGACGATCCTAATCCAAACAACAACACTGCAAGTGCAACCATTACAATAACACAAGTTCAAAACAATAATGGCAATGGAAATAATAATAATGGAAACCAGTGGCAGCAAATTGGCTCATTCTCATCAGAAGAAATTGTTTATGCAATAGCTTACGATGCAAATGGAAATATTTATGCTGGCACTTGGGGTGGAAAAATCTATAAATCAACCGACGGCGGTCATTCATGGAACTTAATTAATCCAAACATGCATGTTGGTTTTATCTGGTCGTTGAAAGTTGTTGGCTCTTACATCTTTGCAGCTACAGAACAGGGCTTGTTCAAATTCGATGGTTCGAACTGGATACTTACTGGATTTGCCGGAATAGATGTACATGCTGTTACTGCTGATGCATCAAATACAATTTATGTGGGTACATATGGAACAGGTGTTTATTTCTCAAACGATTTAGGCGCTACATGGAATGCAATCAATAATGGATTAGGTTATAATTTAACTATCCAAGCGCTTACTGTTACTTCAAATTCTCATTTGTTTGCAGCTACTGTTGGCGGCGGTTTATTTAAATATAATGGTTCTGTATGGACACACTTAAATATTAACTACAATTTTGTATGGGCACTTGCTGCAACTTCAACAGATGTACTGCTTGCCGGCACTTACGGAGATGGCCTCTATATTTCACATGATGGCGGCAACACATGGTCAAAGTCAACATCATTAAGCGCACAATTCATTTATTCTATTTCAGTAGATGCAAGCAATAATATTTATGTAAGTTCATGGGCGAGCGGTGTTTACTCCTCCAGTGATATGGGCGCTACATGGACTTCGCTTGGAATGTATGGTTTTGGAGTAAGCACATTGGTTGTTAATCCTGCTAATGGAAATGTTTATGCAGGCACTAAAGGTGGACAGGTATTTATGATGGCATCTGCAAATACAACCACTAGCGTTAACGATTATGTTGATGTGATACCCACAAAATTCGAACTTAACCAGAATTACCCAAATCCATTTAATCCATCAACAACAATTAGATTTGCAATACCTGAGGCTGGTCAATACACATTGAAGATTTATAATATTATTGGTCAAGAAATAGCAACTTTAGTAAAGGGACAATTAATGCCTGGAATTCACAAAGTAACTTTTGATGCAGGTAACTTTGCTTCAGGAATTTACATCTACAAGCTGAGCGGACAAAATGTAAACATAACCAGAAAGATGATATTGATGAAGTAG
- the cas6 gene encoding CRISPR-associated endoribonuclease Cas6 — protein sequence MRLKLFLEAPHNSRIDINYNYKLSSAIYSLLRFGSKEFSTFLHDIGYKLNGKSYKLFCFALRFNEFKIIDNKIKLIDPALNLIISSPLIDEFVKNFVLGSFETTSISITNNTEIIKFRIKQIESLPNIDIISPVKLFLLSPLVLSTIKEKNGKLSQYYLRPEDSEDINRILTSNLLNKAKLIFNKEINAEALKLEWDKNYLMRHPRITKKITINEFGKYPIDVIGMQAPFTLSGNLELIKIGYECGFGEKNSMGFGLTEVLND from the coding sequence ATGAGACTAAAATTATTTTTAGAAGCACCCCATAATAGTAGAATTGATATCAATTACAACTATAAACTTTCTTCGGCTATTTACAGCTTGCTTCGTTTTGGCTCAAAGGAGTTTTCAACTTTTTTGCATGACATCGGTTACAAGTTAAATGGCAAGTCGTATAAACTTTTTTGTTTCGCTCTTCGTTTTAACGAATTCAAAATTATTGATAATAAAATTAAACTTATTGACCCAGCATTAAATTTAATTATTTCATCTCCATTGATTGATGAGTTCGTTAAAAATTTTGTTCTCGGCTCATTTGAAACTACTTCAATCAGCATAACAAATAACACAGAAATAATTAAGTTTCGGATTAAACAAATTGAGTCCCTCCCAAATATTGATATTATCAGCCCTGTCAAATTGTTTTTGCTATCACCTCTTGTTTTATCTACTATCAAAGAAAAAAACGGGAAATTATCTCAGTACTATTTGCGCCCAGAAGATTCAGAGGATATAAATCGAATTTTAACTTCTAACCTGTTGAACAAAGCCAAGCTAATATTCAATAAAGAAATAAATGCTGAGGCTCTAAAACTTGAGTGGGATAAAAACTACTTAATGCGTCATCCCCGTATAACAAAAAAAATTACAATCAATGAATTCGGGAAATATCCTATTGATGTGATTGGAATGCAAGCACCATTTACTTTAAGCGGAAATCTAGAATTAATAAAAATAGGCTACGAATGTGGCTTCGGAGAAAAAAATTCAATGGGATTTGGATTGACTGAGGTTCTTAATGATTAG
- a CDS encoding helix-turn-helix transcriptional regulator: protein MKDFKIKFKRQCEILGIILHSPNTYKITELEDMFGVNSLTIKRDLQELRSLGISIHSKKGKGVSVFQKINDDLIKNLIMQYVGVAVNQSSYNKATNLMVNKLHYKALSFIIILQRCIESNLKVKIEYEKPEEKKIEERILDPYCIFQSENNWRLLANHENIIKQFLLNKIKSVQPLNKKFKPIGQNKIDEIFSTSFKSWLGNERYLVKLKFLPPWSERIKPSQLMESQKVIENPDGSIFFETEVNSLKEIASWIVSRGKGVIVIEPPELKKIVIDTANGVLENYK, encoded by the coding sequence ATGAAAGACTTCAAAATAAAATTTAAACGCCAATGCGAAATTTTAGGCATCATTTTGCATTCTCCAAATACTTATAAAATCACTGAGCTCGAAGATATGTTTGGTGTAAACAGTTTAACAATTAAAAGAGATTTACAAGAACTTAGAAGTCTCGGAATTTCAATTCATTCAAAAAAAGGAAAAGGCGTGAGTGTTTTTCAAAAGATAAATGACGACTTGATAAAAAATCTTATTATGCAATATGTGGGAGTAGCGGTAAATCAAAGTTCGTACAATAAAGCAACAAATCTTATGGTAAATAAACTTCATTACAAAGCACTTTCGTTTATAATTATTCTTCAGAGATGTATAGAAAGCAATCTTAAGGTAAAGATTGAATACGAAAAGCCGGAAGAAAAGAAAATCGAAGAAAGAATATTAGATCCTTATTGTATATTCCAAAGTGAAAATAATTGGCGATTGCTTGCAAATCACGAAAATATCATTAAACAATTTTTGCTGAATAAAATAAAATCCGTTCAACCGCTCAATAAAAAATTTAAGCCAATAGGACAAAACAAAATAGATGAAATTTTTTCTACTTCTTTTAAAAGTTGGCTGGGCAACGAACGTTATTTAGTCAAATTGAAATTCCTGCCGCCCTGGTCAGAAAGAATTAAACCTTCTCAATTAATGGAATCCCAAAAAGTAATTGAAAATCCGGACGGTTCAATTTTCTTTGAAACAGAAGTAAACTCCTTAAAAGAAATTGCAAGCTGGATTGTGAGTCGAGGTAAAGGAGTTATTGTTATTGAACCGCCTGAATTAAAAAAAATTGTAATTGACACAGCGAATGGTGTGCTTGAGAATTACAAGTAA
- a CDS encoding septation protein SpoVG family protein: protein MKILRMNKLDKSNGGKTLAFFDIETDDGILIKGFRVVNGNNGLFISSPDEKGKDGKYYETVTLPREMKKKLEKMAIDEYNTK from the coding sequence ATGAAAATCCTACGTATGAACAAACTCGATAAATCTAATGGCGGAAAAACCTTAGCCTTTTTCGACATCGAGACTGATGATGGAATTTTAATCAAAGGCTTCAGGGTTGTCAATGGCAACAATGGTTTGTTTATTTCATCACCGGATGAAAAAGGAAAAGATGGTAAATACTACGAGACAGTTACACTTCCAAGAGAAATGAAAAAGAAATTAGAAAAAATGGCAATTGATGAATACAATACGAAGTGA
- a CDS encoding GxxExxY protein: protein MLHSELTEKIIKAFYKVNDTLGYGFLEKVYENALRIELQRMGLKVEQQKNIKVHYLGYEIGDYYADLIVNDLIIIELKAAESLCEEHEAQLINYLRATNKKVGLLLNFGKKAEFRRKIFTNNRKQLSV, encoded by the coding sequence ATGTTACACTCAGAATTGACAGAGAAAATTATTAAAGCGTTTTATAAAGTAAATGACACTTTGGGTTATGGCTTTTTAGAAAAAGTTTATGAAAATGCATTAAGAATTGAGTTACAGAGAATGGGATTAAAAGTAGAACAACAAAAAAATATAAAAGTGCACTATTTAGGTTATGAGATTGGGGATTACTATGCTGATCTTATAGTAAATGATTTGATAATTATAGAACTGAAAGCAGCAGAATCGTTATGTGAAGAGCACGAAGCACAATTAATAAATTATTTACGTGCAACCAATAAAAAGGTAGGACTATTATTAAACTTCGGTAAAAAAGCTGAATTCAGAAGAAAAATATTTACAAATAATAGAAAGCAATTGTCCGTGTAA
- a CDS encoding HIRAN domain-containing protein has product MNRLSFIKKILLGAAGLSIPTKTNSEGRKIFLSKFYIAGFSYYDGDIALKTLKENDRLIIKYEPDNPYDHRALEVYTTDRKKLGYVPRTENPIPSRLIRQNIKLTGEVEKINYNEEDWKKVKIRLYMAV; this is encoded by the coding sequence ATGAACCGTTTATCTTTTATTAAAAAAATACTTTTAGGAGCGGCGGGATTATCAATACCTACCAAGACTAATAGTGAAGGCAGGAAAATTTTTCTATCTAAATTTTACATAGCTGGTTTTTCATATTATGATGGTGATATTGCATTGAAAACCCTTAAAGAAAACGATAGGCTTATAATTAAATATGAACCTGATAATCCTTATGATCACCGCGCTTTAGAAGTTTATACTACTGATAGAAAAAAACTAGGCTATGTACCTCGTACAGAAAACCCAATACCCTCACGATTAATACGACAAAACATAAAGCTTACAGGAGAAGTGGAAAAAATAAATTATAATGAAGAAGATTGGAAAAAGGTGAAAATACGACTTTATATGGCAGTATAA